The genomic stretch CCGAGACAGGCCTACCCCGCGCGGCCGTCTCGGCCCAGCTCGACGTGCTGACCACCTCCGGCCTCATCGCCCGGCAAGACGACGCCCCCTCCTCCGGCGGCCGACCCGCCGCCCGCGTCGCCTTCGACGCCCGGGCGCGCAGCCTCCTCGCCGTCGACCTCGGCGCCGCGCACGCCGTCGTCGCCCTCACCGACCTCGACGGCACGGTCCTGGCCCGCCGTCGCGAGATCATCGCGATCGCCGACGGACCGCTCGCCGTCCTCGGCCACGCCCTCGACATCGCCGCCGCCCTCCTCGGGCGCACCCCCGAGGCCGGCCCGCTCGCCGGCGTCGGCGTCGGCGTCCCTGGCCCCGTCGAGCACGCCACCGGACGCCCGGTGAAGCCGCCGATCATGCCCGGCTGGGACCGCTTCGACATCCCCGAGTTCATCGCACGCCGCCTCCCCGTGCCCGTCCTGGTCGATAACGACGTGAACCTGCTGGCCCTCGGCGAGCACGCCGACCACTACGCCGACGTCGACGATCTCCTCTACGTGAAGGTGTCCACCGGCATCGGCGCCGGCATCGTGAGCGGCGGCGCTCTGCAGCGCGGAGCCCTCGGGGCCGCAGGCGACCTCGGGCATGTGCAGGTCCCCGGCGACCGCGGCGAGGCCGACCTCGAGGCGATCGCGAGCGGCTCGGCGATCGCCCGGCGACTCACCGAGGCCGGGATCGACGCCGCCAGCACCTCCGACGTCGTCACCCTGCTGACCAACGGCGACCCCACCACCATCGACATCACCCGCGCCGCCGGCCGCGACCTCGGCGAGGTGCTCGCCACCTGCGTGAACCTGCTCAATCCCTCCGTCATCGTCGTCGGCGGCAGCATCGCTCAGGCCAGCCATGAGGTCCTCGCCGGCGTGCGCGAGGTGGTCTACCGCCGCTCCCTGCCGCTGGCGACCCGCTCGCTCGACATCGTGCAGGCTGCGGCCCAGGGCGGAGGCGTCCGGGGCGCCGCGCTGATGGTGCGCCGCCACCTCCTCTCCCCCGCGCACGTCGACGCCTTCCTCGCCGCCTGAGTCGTCGCCGTTCCGCGGGGACCGATCTGCGCGAGACTTCCCGGGTCGGCGTGCCGATTCGACCGGGCGCCGCAAGGGGGCAGAGAATGAATCGGTGCCCGACCTGCAGCTCTCCTTCCCCTGGGAGACGCAGCCCGTCTTCGCGGACGCCGAGCCCCCGCACCTCCGGAGGGTCGTCGCCGACTCCTCGGACCGCGTCGCCTGGCTCCGCGCCCGCTCGCGCGGCATCACCGCGACCGACATCGCCCGCCTCTCCTCCCCTGCCGCCATCGGCAAGGCCGCGCTCGACAAGCTCTACGGCACCGGCTTCGGCGGCAACGCCTTC from Rathayibacter rathayi encodes the following:
- a CDS encoding ROK family protein, coding for MSPRRRTTVSAVGELLLLLADGAPRTRADVVAETGLPRAAVSAQLDVLTTSGLIARQDDAPSSGGRPAARVAFDARARSLLAVDLGAAHAVVALTDLDGTVLARRREIIAIADGPLAVLGHALDIAAALLGRTPEAGPLAGVGVGVPGPVEHATGRPVKPPIMPGWDRFDIPEFIARRLPVPVLVDNDVNLLALGEHADHYADVDDLLYVKVSTGIGAGIVSGGALQRGALGAAGDLGHVQVPGDRGEADLEAIASGSAIARRLTEAGIDAASTSDVVTLLTNGDPTTIDITRAAGRDLGEVLATCVNLLNPSVIVVGGSIAQASHEVLAGVREVVYRRSLPLATRSLDIVQAAAQGGGVRGAALMVRRHLLSPAHVDAFLAA